A DNA window from Streptomyces canus contains the following coding sequences:
- the ltrA gene encoding group II intron reverse transcriptase/maturase translates to MNTDELEYVLLKAERRVLEIQTKLHRWASDDPHRRFDDLYNLATDPGFLLVAWDRVRNNKGARTAGVDGETAYYIESVRGLEGFLSELRDDLKARTFRPLPARRRAIPKAGGKVRYLGIATIRDRVVQASLKLVLEPIFEADFLPCSYGFRPNRRAHDAVAEVHHFASRSYEWIVEGDIKACFDEISHSALMDRVRERVGDKRVLDLVKAFLKAGILDEDGTLVDTSAGTPQGSILSPLLSNVALSVLDEHIAQGPGGPGASPYGRAKRRRQGLPNYRLVRYADDWCLLVSGTEAHAEALREEIAGILSTMGLRLSPEKTLITHIDEGLVFLGWRIQRHRKRGTGKQYVYVYPAKKALVTVMAKVKAICRRSTNLSLEDLLRQLNRMLRGWTAYFKYGCSNATFSYLRAYLWKEIIRWQERKHRRVPWKVLRRRYGIWPAEGGMELFDPARVSAKRYYYRGTRIPTLWPSTA, encoded by the coding sequence GTGAATACCGACGAACTGGAATACGTCTTACTCAAGGCGGAACGCCGGGTACTGGAAATCCAGACCAAGCTGCACCGATGGGCCAGTGATGACCCTCATCGCAGGTTCGATGATCTGTACAACCTCGCCACGGACCCGGGCTTCCTGCTGGTGGCCTGGGATCGGGTGCGGAACAACAAGGGTGCGCGCACGGCGGGAGTGGATGGCGAGACCGCCTACTACATTGAGTCCGTGCGCGGGCTGGAGGGGTTCCTTTCGGAACTGCGGGATGATCTCAAGGCCCGCACCTTCCGGCCCCTACCGGCTCGGCGGCGCGCGATTCCCAAGGCTGGCGGCAAGGTCCGCTACCTGGGTATCGCGACCATCCGGGACCGGGTGGTCCAGGCGTCCTTGAAGCTGGTGCTGGAGCCGATTTTCGAGGCGGATTTCCTCCCGTGTTCCTACGGGTTCCGTCCGAATCGCCGGGCTCACGACGCGGTGGCCGAGGTGCACCATTTCGCATCCCGCTCGTATGAGTGGATTGTTGAGGGTGACATCAAAGCCTGTTTCGACGAAATCTCGCACTCTGCTCTCATGGATCGGGTGCGGGAACGAGTCGGAGACAAACGCGTCTTGGATCTGGTGAAGGCATTTCTGAAGGCGGGCATCCTCGATGAGGACGGCACGCTGGTGGATACCAGTGCCGGGACTCCGCAAGGGTCGATTCTTTCCCCGTTGCTGAGCAATGTGGCTCTCTCGGTCCTGGACGAGCATATCGCCCAAGGGCCGGGCGGCCCCGGAGCCAGCCCGTATGGAAGGGCCAAGCGACGCCGCCAAGGTCTGCCCAACTACCGTCTTGTGCGGTATGCGGACGACTGGTGCCTGCTTGTTTCGGGCACCGAGGCACACGCCGAAGCCCTGCGGGAAGAAATCGCAGGGATCCTCTCCACGATGGGCTTGCGCCTGTCGCCGGAGAAGACCCTGATTACCCATATCGACGAGGGCCTTGTCTTCCTCGGCTGGCGCATCCAGCGCCACCGGAAGCGAGGCACCGGCAAACAGTACGTCTACGTCTATCCGGCCAAGAAGGCCCTGGTGACCGTCATGGCCAAGGTGAAGGCGATCTGCCGGCGGAGTACGAACCTGTCGCTCGAAGACCTGCTGCGTCAGCTCAACCGGATGCTGCGGGGCTGGACCGCGTACTTCAAGTACGGATGCTCGAATGCGACTTTCAGTTATCTGAGGGCCTACCTCTGGAAGGAGATCATCAGATGGCAGGAGCGCAAGCATCGGCGCGTTCCTTGGAAGGTACTACGCCGACGCTACGGCATCTGGCCCGCCGAGGGCGGGATGGAATTGTTCGATCCGGCAAGAGTGAGCGCCAAGCGCTACTACTACCGGGGAACACGCATCCCGACACTTTGGCCGAGCACAGCATGA
- the ltrA gene encoding group II intron reverse transcriptase/maturase, translating into MQAKLHRWAVADPGRRFDDLFNFVHDPATLQVAFDRVAGNRGANTPGIDGLSATDVEERIGVPGFLDDLRAQLRQGTFRPLPVRERKIPKPGGSGKVRRLGIPVIADRVVQAALKLVLEPIFEADFKPVSYGFRPKRRAQDAIAEIHFYATHGYRWVLDADIAACFDEIDHPALMDRVRTRIKDKRVLTLVKAFLKAGLLTELGEYQDTFTGTPQGGILSPLLANIALTVLDEHLHRGWEPGGELSTDYRRGRRRAIGLPSWRLVRYADDFVVLVDGTRQDTETLREEIAQVLAPMGLRLSPAKTQVVHLSEGFDFLGFHIQWRRKRGTNKWYVYTFIADRPLRSVKAKIRHLTHRTSQQDLAVVLINLNRITHGWAHYFRHAVAKHIFSKLDDLVWWRLVRLLRTRHHWNWSDVRRRLTTPTGRWLPISADGIKLRKISAIPVTRYRYRGNKIPNPWVPAPT; encoded by the coding sequence ATGCAGGCCAAGCTTCACCGTTGGGCGGTGGCCGATCCCGGCCGCCGGTTCGACGATCTGTTCAACTTCGTGCACGACCCGGCAACGCTGCAAGTGGCGTTCGACCGGGTCGCCGGCAACCGGGGAGCCAACACTCCCGGCATCGACGGCCTGAGTGCCACCGACGTCGAGGAGAGGATCGGTGTTCCCGGGTTCCTGGACGACCTTCGTGCCCAGCTCAGGCAGGGCACCTTCCGTCCGTTGCCGGTGCGGGAACGCAAGATTCCCAAGCCGGGCGGGTCGGGAAAGGTGAGGCGATTAGGAATCCCAGTGATCGCCGACCGGGTCGTCCAGGCCGCGCTGAAGCTGGTGCTGGAACCGATCTTCGAGGCCGACTTCAAGCCGGTCTCCTACGGGTTCCGGCCCAAGCGGCGGGCGCAGGACGCGATTGCCGAGATCCATTTCTATGCCACCCACGGCTACCGCTGGGTGCTGGACGCGGACATCGCGGCGTGCTTCGACGAGATCGACCACCCCGCGCTGATGGACCGGGTCCGGACGAGGATCAAGGACAAGCGGGTTCTGACACTGGTGAAGGCGTTCTTGAAGGCCGGTCTCCTGACGGAGCTCGGCGAATATCAGGACACCTTCACCGGCACGCCGCAAGGGGGCATCCTCTCCCCGCTCCTGGCCAACATCGCCCTGACGGTGCTCGACGAGCACCTGCACCGGGGATGGGAGCCAGGCGGAGAGCTGTCCACCGACTACCGTCGCGGCCGACGCCGGGCTATCGGTCTGCCGTCGTGGCGGCTGGTTCGCTACGCGGACGACTTCGTCGTCCTGGTCGACGGGACCAGGCAGGACACCGAGACACTGCGCGAGGAGATCGCCCAGGTGCTTGCTCCGATGGGGTTGCGGCTGTCACCGGCCAAGACCCAAGTGGTGCACCTGAGCGAGGGGTTCGACTTCCTGGGGTTCCACATCCAGTGGCGCCGCAAACGCGGAACGAACAAGTGGTACGTCTACACCTTCATCGCCGACCGGCCTCTTCGGTCGGTGAAGGCGAAGATCCGTCACCTCACCCACAGAACGTCGCAGCAGGACCTCGCCGTGGTGCTGATCAATCTCAACCGGATCACCCACGGCTGGGCCCACTACTTCAGGCATGCCGTCGCGAAACACATCTTCAGCAAACTGGACGACCTCGTCTGGTGGAGGCTCGTCCGGCTGCTGAGGACACGGCATCACTGGAACTGGTCGGACGTCCGCAGACGGCTCACCACCCCCACCGGGCGGTGGCTGCCAATCAGCGCGGACGGGATCAAGTTGCGGAAGATCAGCGCGATCCCGGTCACCCGGTATCGCTACCGCGGCAACAAGATCCCCAACCCCTGGGTCCCTGCACCCACCTGA
- a CDS encoding transposase: protein MWRDDVWIVDSTPVECGRSRETVKRSDLAGWAEYGYCASHSRFFWGLRLHLVFTLQGLPVAFALTGAKADERETLLDLLAAEPGLVADRPGQTMIGDRNYFGRGFEQELAEQDIRLLRPASPQGRARAARSALVQAVAASHRVGQRDLQGSTRSRTAPRAHARRRRRPCHAANPRHDRRDLAQRPNRTGRPSLTDRLRPLLNLNS from the coding sequence GTGTGGAGGGACGACGTGTGGATCGTGGACTCCACACCGGTGGAATGTGGCCGTTCACGCGAGACCGTCAAGCGTTCCGACCTGGCCGGATGGGCCGAGTACGGGTACTGCGCCAGTCACAGCCGCTTCTTCTGGGGCCTGCGGCTGCACCTGGTGTTCACTCTCCAGGGCCTGCCCGTCGCCTTCGCGCTGACCGGAGCAAAAGCCGACGAGCGCGAGACTCTGCTGGACCTCCTCGCTGCCGAACCCGGCCTGGTTGCCGACCGGCCCGGACAGACGATGATCGGCGACAGGAACTACTTCGGAAGGGGCTTCGAGCAGGAGCTGGCCGAGCAGGACATCCGGCTGCTGCGGCCAGCCAGCCCGCAAGGGCGAGCCCGAGCGGCCCGGAGCGCCCTTGTTCAAGCCGTTGCGGCAAGTCATCGAGTCGGTCAACGAGACCTTCAAGGGTCAACTCGATCTCGAACAGCACCGAGGGCGCACGCCAGGCGGCGTCGTCGCCCGTGTCATGCAGCGAATCCTCGCCATGACCGCCGCGATCTGGCACAACGACCAAACAGGACAGGCCGTCCTTCGCTCACTGACCGCCTACGACCACTACTGAACTTGAACTCGTGA
- a CDS encoding IS5 family transposase (programmed frameshift): MGKRQSRPWIVSDELWLLIEPLLPERPPKQVEGRPRVPDRQALCGILFVLHTGIQWEYLPQELGFGSGMTCWRRLAAWNEAGVWDQLHQLLLNKLRSKNQLDWSRAVIDSSHVRAARKGPKSGPSPVDRARPGSKHHIITDGQGVPLAVSLTGGNRNDVTQLLPLLDKIPAVAGVVGRPRRRPDMLFADRGYDHDKYRRLLRQRGIRPAIAERGQPHGTGLGTFRWVVERTISWLHGFRRLRIRWERRDDIHEAFLGLAVCLITHRHVQRLC, translated from the exons ATGGGGAAGCGTCAGTCGCGACCGTGGATCGTGTCGGATGAACTGTGGTTGCTCATCGAGCCGTTGCTGCCCGAGCGGCCCCCGAAGCAGGTCGAGGGCAGACCGCGAGTGCCCGATCGTCAAGCCCTGTGCGGGATCTTGTTCGTCCTGCACACCGGCATCCAGTGGGAGTACCTCCCGCAGGAGCTCGGCTTCGGATCGGGCATGACGTGCTGGAGGCGCCTGGCGGCCTGGAACGAGGCAGGCGTCTGGGACCAGCTGCATCAGTTGCTGCTGAACAAGCTGCGCTCGAAGAACCAGCTGGACTGGTCGCGGGCGGTGATCGATTCCTCCCATGTCCGGGCCGCGCGCA AGGGGCCCAAAAGCGGGCCCAGCCCGGTCGACCGCGCACGCCCGGGCAGCAAGCACCACATCATCACCGACGGCCAGGGGGTCCCGCTCGCGGTGTCTTTGACCGGCGGAAACCGCAACGATGTCACCCAACTGCTGCCCCTGTTGGACAAGATCCCCGCAGTGGCCGGAGTCGTCGGGCGGCCGCGCAGACGGCCGGACATGCTCTTCGCCGACCGCGGCTACGACCACGACAAGTACCGACGGCTCTTGCGGCAGCGCGGCATCAGGCCCGCGATCGCCGAGCGTGGGCAGCCGCACGGGACGGGACTGGGCACCTTCCGCTGGGTCGTTGAGCGGACGATCTCCTGGCTGCACGGCTTCCGCCGCTTACGGATCCGCTGGGAACGACGCGACGACATCCACGAGGCCTTCCTCGGACTTGCCGTCTGCCTGATCACTCACCGGCACGTCCAGAGGCTTTGTTAG
- a CDS encoding ISAzo13 family transposase — MAITDEMLSQLDCRFAVLLPHLNERQRRLAVAAEARLLGHGGVRAAARAAAVSETTVRRGITELEAGSGPLPGGRIRADGGGRKPVEEVDPGLVNALMALVEPDERGDPESPLRWTTKSLRHLAEELTRQGHPVSAPTVGRLLKQAGFSLQGNAKTLEGTQHPDRDAQFHYLNEQVKRHQAAGEPVISVDTKKREQIGRLPMAGREWRPKGDPVRVEDHHFFFSGPNVEQAIPYGIYDIAHNTGWVNVGVDHDTSTFAVESIRRWWKARGHDDHPHATRLLITADAGGSNGYRYRVWKSELAALAAETGLAITVCHFPPGTSKWNKIEHRLFSHITHNWRGRPLTSHDVVIETIAATRTRAGLRIEARLDPGDYPTGIAISKDRFAALPLVKHEVHGQWNYTLLPEPASAQAQPAVGEAHGVADRRHSLLARLADPRLTGLSSTQLADLCVELAPLQAARAQERYSEQRGGRARRATGKLRGSKPVFDDAARVILTLLYQRQVCSMKLLSDMLEVTPNCIGHLVAETRRVLEDHGHQPGYAPTRFTTEAELLAFLDTATTPPRTQIMESLSHPRLTGMSHEGLDTLARRLAPRQLAQIERASYQRRGADRQPGSRGGIFPQKIGDKERVILAVLYLRKLCTLDVLADALGDVSRSLIGNVVREIRPLLMEAGHLPPPATTRYRTAADLLAAAHSEDDTPTG; from the coding sequence ATGGCGATCACGGACGAGATGCTGTCCCAACTCGACTGCCGTTTCGCGGTGTTGCTGCCCCATCTCAACGAGAGGCAGCGGCGTCTCGCGGTGGCGGCCGAGGCACGACTGCTGGGCCACGGCGGGGTGCGCGCCGCCGCCCGGGCAGCGGCCGTCAGCGAGACCACCGTGCGCCGGGGGATCACGGAACTGGAAGCCGGCAGCGGGCCGCTGCCCGGTGGGCGCATCCGTGCCGACGGCGGAGGCCGTAAACCGGTCGAGGAGGTCGACCCCGGCCTGGTGAACGCGCTGATGGCCCTGGTCGAGCCTGATGAGCGCGGTGATCCGGAATCCCCGCTGCGGTGGACGACGAAGTCGCTGCGTCACCTGGCCGAGGAACTGACCAGGCAGGGGCACCCGGTCTCCGCGCCGACGGTGGGTCGTCTGCTCAAACAGGCCGGTTTCAGCCTGCAGGGCAACGCCAAGACTCTCGAAGGCACCCAACACCCCGACCGCGACGCCCAGTTTCATTACCTCAACGAGCAGGTCAAACGGCACCAGGCGGCAGGCGAGCCGGTGATCAGCGTTGACACCAAGAAGCGTGAGCAGATCGGACGCCTGCCCATGGCTGGACGCGAGTGGCGTCCGAAGGGCGACCCGGTGCGGGTCGAGGACCATCACTTCTTCTTCAGCGGTCCGAACGTCGAGCAGGCGATCCCGTACGGAATCTACGACATCGCCCACAACACCGGCTGGGTCAACGTCGGGGTCGACCACGACACCTCTACCTTCGCCGTGGAGTCGATCCGCCGCTGGTGGAAGGCTCGCGGGCACGATGACCATCCGCACGCCACCCGGCTACTGATCACCGCGGACGCCGGCGGCTCCAACGGCTACCGCTACCGGGTCTGGAAGAGCGAGCTGGCCGCCCTGGCCGCCGAGACCGGCCTGGCGATCACGGTCTGCCACTTCCCGCCGGGCACTTCGAAGTGGAACAAGATCGAGCACCGGCTGTTCTCCCACATCACTCACAACTGGCGTGGTCGCCCTCTGACCAGCCACGATGTCGTCATCGAGACGATTGCCGCCACCCGGACCCGGGCCGGACTGCGTATCGAGGCCCGCCTGGACCCCGGCGACTACCCCACAGGCATCGCGATCAGCAAGGACCGCTTCGCCGCCCTGCCCCTGGTCAAGCATGAGGTGCACGGCCAGTGGAACTACACCCTGCTGCCTGAACCCGCCTCGGCGCAGGCCCAGCCCGCTGTCGGTGAGGCGCACGGCGTCGCCGACCGGCGCCACTCACTCCTGGCCCGTCTGGCCGACCCGCGGCTGACAGGACTGAGTAGCACACAACTCGCCGACTTGTGCGTCGAGTTGGCCCCACTCCAGGCCGCGCGGGCTCAAGAACGCTACAGCGAACAGCGCGGCGGACGCGCCCGTCGGGCTACCGGCAAACTGCGCGGCAGCAAGCCGGTGTTCGACGACGCGGCCCGGGTGATACTCACCCTCCTCTACCAGCGGCAGGTCTGCTCGATGAAGCTGCTGAGCGACATGCTGGAGGTCACCCCCAACTGCATCGGCCACCTCGTCGCCGAAACCCGGCGCGTCCTGGAAGACCACGGTCACCAGCCCGGATACGCCCCCACCCGCTTCACCACCGAGGCCGAGCTGCTGGCCTTCCTCGACACGGCAACGACTCCGCCGCGCACCCAGATCATGGAGAGCCTGTCCCATCCGCGCCTGACCGGCATGTCCCATGAGGGCCTCGACACACTCGCCCGGCGCCTCGCCCCACGCCAACTCGCTCAGATCGAACGCGCCTCCTACCAGCGCCGGGGCGCCGACCGCCAGCCGGGCAGCCGCGGCGGCATCTTCCCCCAGAAGATCGGCGACAAAGAACGCGTCATCCTCGCCGTCCTCTACCTGCGCAAGCTCTGCACCCTGGACGTCCTCGCCGACGCGCTGGGCGACGTGAGCCGGTCCTTGATCGGCAACGTCGTCCGTGAGATCCGACCCCTGCTCATGGAAGCCGGGCACCTCCCGCCACCGGCCACCACCCGCTACCGCACCGCCGCCGACCTCCTCGCAGCAGCACACAGCGAAGACGACACACCGACAGGTTGA